The following proteins are co-located in the Micromonospora coriariae genome:
- a CDS encoding MFS transporter codes for MTAAVHTGPSPVQPSGGLLRHRDFRLLWAGQAVSSVGSNVTTVALPLVAVAVLDAGTFQVAVLTAAAWLPWLLIGLPAGAWVDRLPRRPVMVACDLLCAVAFLSVPLAAALDRLTVWHLLLVALGAGTARVFFETADQVYLPVLLRAEQLPEGNAKLQATQTVSYVVGPGLAGLIAQLTGAVAALLLDAVTFLLSAACLLRIRTAEPRTPRTDRSPSLRRDIAEGLRFVIRDPYLRVLTVFGAASNIGLIGYQAVLVVFLVRELRLAPGLVGVLVAVMSAGGILGALLATALARRCGTARALLLGAALTGPPALLIPLAAPGAGLVWPALGGVLIGLGVAIGNVVKGSFRQTYTPHHLLGRVTVSMQLLNYGTIPLAAVLAGALGARYGVGTAIGVMTAWLALTPLILLIGPLRRRRDLPAAPAAS; via the coding sequence GTGACCGCGGCCGTTCACACCGGTCCGAGCCCGGTCCAGCCGAGCGGCGGACTGCTGCGGCACCGCGACTTCCGGCTGCTCTGGGCCGGTCAGGCGGTCAGCAGCGTCGGCAGCAACGTCACCACTGTCGCGCTGCCGCTGGTCGCGGTGGCCGTGCTCGACGCCGGCACCTTCCAGGTGGCGGTGCTCACCGCCGCGGCCTGGCTGCCGTGGCTGCTGATCGGCCTGCCGGCCGGCGCGTGGGTCGACCGGCTGCCGCGCCGGCCGGTGATGGTCGCCTGCGACCTGCTCTGCGCGGTGGCCTTCCTCAGCGTTCCGCTGGCCGCCGCACTGGACCGGCTCACCGTCTGGCACCTGCTGCTGGTCGCGCTCGGCGCGGGCACCGCGCGGGTCTTCTTCGAGACCGCCGACCAGGTGTACCTGCCGGTGCTGCTCCGCGCCGAGCAGTTGCCCGAGGGCAACGCGAAGCTGCAGGCGACCCAGACCGTGAGCTACGTCGTCGGGCCCGGCCTCGCCGGTCTGATCGCCCAGCTCACCGGGGCGGTCGCCGCGCTGCTGCTGGACGCGGTCACGTTCCTGCTCTCCGCGGCCTGCCTGCTACGGATCCGCACCGCCGAACCACGTACCCCGCGGACCGACCGGTCCCCGTCGTTGCGCCGGGACATCGCCGAAGGGCTGCGCTTCGTCATCCGTGACCCGTACCTGCGGGTGCTCACGGTCTTCGGCGCCGCCAGCAACATCGGGCTGATCGGCTACCAGGCCGTCCTGGTGGTGTTCCTGGTTCGCGAGCTGCGGCTCGCGCCCGGCCTGGTGGGCGTCCTGGTCGCGGTGATGAGCGCCGGGGGGATCCTCGGCGCGCTGCTGGCCACGGCTCTGGCCCGGCGTTGCGGCACCGCGCGGGCACTGCTGCTCGGCGCGGCCCTCACCGGGCCGCCCGCGCTGCTCATCCCGCTGGCCGCGCCCGGTGCCGGGCTGGTCTGGCCGGCCCTTGGCGGGGTGCTGATCGGCCTCGGTGTGGCCATCGGCAACGTGGTCAAGGGCAGCTTCCGACAGACGTACACCCCGCACCACCTGCTCGGCCGGGTGACCGTGAGCATGCAGCTGCTCAACTACGGCACCATCCCGCTGGCGGCCGTGCTGGCCGGTGCCCTCGGCGCGCGCTACGGCGTCGGGACCGCGATCGGGGTGATGACCGCCTGGTTGGCGCTCACCCCGTTGATTCTGTTGATCGGGCCGCTCCGGCGGCGGCGGGACCTGCCCGCCGCCCCGGCGGCGTCTTGA
- a CDS encoding ArsR/SmtB family transcription factor, which yields MQNPDVRQVTDSRVLAAMAHPLRRRLMDVLKVHGPSTVGMLAERTDQAPANVSHHLKVLAAGELVAEAPELARDRRERWWRLTTRSVRWSTTDFAADPATRAVADAAMSLDLDRHVALARAWHAADDAAQAAWDDAPFSTDKWLHLTPDELTELSREVIDLLTRWADRETPDDGRERQPVFVFAHGVPARP from the coding sequence ATGCAGAACCCCGACGTACGCCAGGTCACCGACTCACGGGTGCTGGCCGCCATGGCCCACCCGCTGCGCCGGCGGCTGATGGACGTGCTCAAGGTGCACGGCCCCTCGACGGTCGGCATGCTCGCCGAGCGCACCGACCAGGCGCCCGCGAACGTCAGCCACCACCTCAAGGTGCTCGCCGCCGGCGAACTGGTCGCCGAGGCCCCCGAGCTGGCCCGGGACCGGCGCGAGCGGTGGTGGCGGCTGACCACCCGGTCGGTGCGCTGGTCCACCACCGACTTCGCTGCCGACCCGGCCACCCGCGCCGTCGCCGACGCCGCCATGTCGCTCGACCTCGACCGGCACGTCGCCCTGGCCAGGGCATGGCATGCCGCGGACGACGCGGCCCAGGCCGCCTGGGACGACGCTCCCTTCTCGACCGACAAGTGGCTGCACCTCACCCCCGACGAGCTGACCGAGCTGAGCCGCGAGGTGATCGACCTGCTGACCCGCTGGGCCGACCGGGAGACGCCCGACGACGGGCGCGAGCGCCAGCCGGTCTTCGTGTTCGCCCACGGCGTCCCGGCCCGTCCGTGA
- a CDS encoding cold-shock protein — protein sequence MATGTVKWFNSEKGFGFIEQDGGGPDVFVHYSAIASSGYRELNEGQKVEFEVTQGQKGPQADNVRPM from the coding sequence ATGGCAACCGGCACGGTTAAGTGGTTCAACTCGGAAAAGGGCTTCGGTTTCATCGAGCAGGACGGTGGAGGGCCGGACGTGTTCGTCCACTACTCCGCCATTGCCTCGAGCGGCTACCGGGAGCTCAACGAGGGCCAGAAGGTCGAGTTCGAGGTGACCCAGGGGCAGAAGGGTCCGCAGGCGGACAACGTCCGCCCGATGTAG